One region of Culex pipiens pallens isolate TS chromosome 2, TS_CPP_V2, whole genome shotgun sequence genomic DNA includes:
- the LOC120428576 gene encoding protein valois, giving the protein MDYSQRMNMIDMFTDPPEYRPPATVEEMAGSVDYPNLNSQQYRMTRKTSAPTALNPCLELAARNSAGQVILVGNNYMGRRWESSFYGWENAANVLDQSKACFKRQCRYSITALKFTQDPNLFLLGSDKGSVELWSTRNPARGDGYSLYQVDVQSEHIEAVSAMDLFHGDENKLVTGSHDGCIKVWLYGADLASITTMTNAHTDEITALTTNRNELSTFASTSLDRSALLWDLRKPRPATALFAKHQFAFTTAYWTTTDEANGIVALGDAAGSVHFVDTRQPNVFLHSAKVFNKKIHKISFDGTRFAVLGNTNRAKFYEGGQFDLLHESTPPAPDYLRDVLWDKPAEGQMGACWLVGWNTFVRRVEF; this is encoded by the exons ATGGACTACAGCCAACGGATGAACATGATCGATATGTTCACGGATCCGCCGGAGTACCGGCCGCCGGCAACCGTCGAAGAGATGGCCGGATCGGTGGACTATCCAAACCTGAACTCGCAGCAGTATCGCATGACCCGGAAGACGAGCGCTCCTACGGCACTAAATCCCTGCCTGGAGCTGGCCGCGCGCAACTCTGCCGGTCAGGTGATTCTGGTTGGGAACAATTACATGGGTCGCCGGTGGGAATCGAGCTTTTACGGGTGGGAAAACGCCGCGAATGTTCTGGACCAGTCGAAGGCTTGCTTCAAGCGGCAGTGCCGGTACTCGATTACGGCGCTTAAGTTTACACAGGATCCCAATTTG TTCCTCCTGGGCAGCGACAAAGGTTCGGTCGAGCTGTGGTCCACCCGGAACCCTGCCCGCGGCGATGGCTATTCGCTTTACCAGGTGGACGTCCAGTCCGAGCATATCGAAGCGGTGTCCGCGATGGACCTGTTCCACGGGGATGAAAATAAACTGGTCACCGGATCGCACGACGGTTGCATCAAAGTGTGGCTGTACGGGGCCGATCTGGCCTCCATTACGACCATGACGAATGCCCACACGGACGAAATCACCGCACTGACCACCAACCGGAACGAACTGTCCACCTTCGCTTCTACCTCGCTGGACCGGTCCGCACTGTTGTGGGATCTGCGCAAGCCCCGGCCGGCGACGGCGCTCTTCGCGAAGCACCAGTTTGCGTTCACAACGGCCTACTGGACGACCACGGACGAGGCTAACGGAATCGTTGCCCTCGGGGACGCGGCCGGCAGTGTTCACTTTGTGGACACTCGGCAGCCGAACGTTTTTCTACATTCCGCGAAAGTGTTCAACAAAAAGATCCACAAGATCTCCTTCGACGG CACCCGCTTTGCGGTCCTCGGAAACACCAACCGGGCCAAGTTCTACGAGGGAGGTCAGTTCGATCTGTTGCACGAGAGTACGCCACCGGCGCCCGACTATTTGCGGGACGTTCTGTGGGACAAGCCTGCTGAGGGACAGATGGGCGCCTGCTGGCTGGTCGGGTGGAACACCTTTGTCCGACGGGTTGAGTTCTGA